GAGGGGGCCGAGTTCACCGTGTACCCGCGAACCGATCCCAGCCTGGTTCTCGAGAGGTCTCAAGGCGCTCAGGTACTCTTAACCAATAAAACCGTACTAACGGCAGATCACTTCAAGAAACTGCCGAAGCTTAAGCTCATCCTAATCCTCGCTACCGGCGTAAACGCCGTAGACCTCAAGGCTGCGGCGGCCCGCAACATCTGTGTATGCAACGTTCCGGAATATGGGACGCATTCGGTGGCGCAATTTGTATTCGCTCAAATTCTGCAACTGGCACACCACTCAGCGCTACACGACAAGCGCGTACGCGAAGGCAAGTGGGAGGAATGCGGAGAGTTCTGCTTCTGGGAAACCCCTCAGATAGAGC
This is a stretch of genomic DNA from Deltaproteobacteria bacterium. It encodes these proteins:
- a CDS encoding D-2-hydroxyacid dehydrogenase yields the protein MKIVVLDGYTLNPGDHSWAPVQNAAPEGAEFTVYPRTDPSLVLERSQGAQVLLTNKTVLTADHFKKLPKLKLILILATGVNAVDLKAAAARNICVCNVPEYGTHSVAQFVFAQILQLAHHSALHDKRVREGKWEECGEFCFWETPQIE